In a genomic window of Scheffersomyces stipitis CBS 6054 chromosome 4, complete sequence:
- the ADH7 gene encoding NADPH-dependent alcohol dehydrogenase (go_function alcohol dehydrogenase activity, zinc-dependent; zinc ion binding), translating to MGYPDTFQGFAVNDTSKWSEVEKMDFKPKTFGPLDIDIKIKACGVCGSDVHTVTGGWDQPRLPVIVGHEIVGEVVKVGDNVSSFKIGDRVGMGAQAWACLECDVCKNGDEIYCPKWVDTYNDVYPDGSLAYGGYSSHVRVHEHFAFPIPEALSTEGVAPMLCAGITTYSPLVRNGAGPGKKVGVVGVGGLGHFAIMWARALGCEVYVFSRSLSKKDDAIKLGADHYIATGEENWNEPYKYKLDLILSTANSNSGFDMGAYLSTLRVHGKYIALGLPEDDFKVSPESLLKNGCFVGSSHLGNRQEMIDMLNLAAEKGIEAWYEAVPIGKQGIKEALERCQSGKVKYRFTLTDYEKQFE from the coding sequence ATGGGTTATCCAGATACTTTTCAAGGGTTTGCCGTAAATGACACCTCCAAATGGAGTGAAGTTGAGAAGATGGACTTTAAGCCAAAGACATTCGGTCCTCTTGATATCGACATAAAGATCAAAGCATGCGGGGTTTGTGGTTCAGATGTCCACACTGTCACTGGAGGTTGGGACCAGCCAAGATTGCCAGTAATTGTTGGTCACGAAATTGTGGGTGAAGTCGTCAAAGTTGGAGACAATGTTTCCCTGTTTAAAATCGGTGATAGAGTAGGAATGGGAGCCCAGGCTTGGGCCTGCTTAGAATGCGATGTCTGCAAGAATGGCGATGAAATTTATTGTCCAAAATGGGTCGATACGTATAACGACGTTTATCCAGATGGCTCATTGGCGTATGGGGGTTACTCTTCGCATGTCAGAGTACATGAGCACTTTGCATTCCCAATTCCTGAGGCATTGTCTACAGAAGGTGTGGCTCCAATGCTTTGTGCTGGTATCACAACATATTCTCCCTTGGTAAGAAATGGAGCTGGTCCAGGTAAGAaagttggtgttgttggtgtagGCGGCTTGGGCCACTTTGCTATAATGTGGGCAAGAGCCTTGGGCTGTGAGGTCTATGTGTTCTCCAGGTCTTTGTCTAAGAAGGATGATGCCATAAAGCTTGGAGCAGATCATTATATTGcaactggagaagaaaattgGAATGAGCCATATAAATACAAGTTGGATTTGATATTGAGTACAGCTAATTCGAACTCGGGCTTCGATATGGGTGCATACCTCTCAACTTTGAGAGTCCATGGGAAGTACATCGCCTTAGGATTGCCGGAGGACGATTTCAAAGTTTCCCCAGAAAGTCTTCTCAAAAATGGTTGTTTCGTTGGTTCATCTCATTTGGGTAATAGACAAGAAATGATCGATATGTTGAACTTGGCAGCAGAAAAGGGGATTGAAGCATGGTACGAAGCTGTTCCGATAGGAAAGCAAGGTATCAAGGAAGCCTTGGAAAGATGTCAATCTGGCAAGGTGAAGTATAGATTTACCTTGACAGATTATGAGAAGCAATTTGAATAG
- a CDS encoding major facilitator superfamily — protein MTYTNPPGNLFRVIVACIWAFSLGCSDGSVGVLLNYIEEQYNISYSVASILWLSNALGYIIVATLASTIENKLGRKSLVVGCLSSMLMYTLVSTGSKYPLIVIGFFFGGVGVGICVSQLNVFVSRLEKSSTALGYFHGSYGMGASVSPLIATAYVEAGIKWNYFYLILLGLMIINSITCYIGFVRGEEALKPWYAVEESGDENAEDSTAKQNLMKEALKNRMTWLTSFFVLFYQGAEVAIGGWVTTYLRDYRNNKSASIGYVASGYWFGVTFGRLVLTRLIHKVIGARRGNVILALLAILFAILTWAIPSLPIEILAITLGGIAIGPVYPLMITYVVSDGLLPRKIQVISMTITTAFGSSGGAIFPFLVGLVSQFAGAYIVFPMFIAMFTSVIVLWLLIPNTNKRKGYLSKFGFLNQIW, from the coding sequence ATGACTTACACCAATCCTCCAGGGAACTTGTTTCGGGTTATTGTAGCCTGTATTTGGGCATTTAGTTTAGGATGCTCTGATGGTTCTGTAGGAGTGTTGTTAAActacattgaagaacaatATAACATCTCGTATAGTGTTGCATCCATCTTGTGGTTGAGTAATGCGTTGGGGTATATTATTGTGGCCACGCTTGCCTCAACAATTGAGAACAAACTTGGCAGAAAATCTTTGGTTGTAGGCTGTCTTTCGTCGATGCTAATGTATACACTTGTTTCGACTGGACTGAAATATCCATTAATCGTAATTGGGTTCTTTTTCGGTGGAGTTGGAGTCGGCATATGTGTTTCTCAACTTAATGTATTTGTCAGTAGACTTGAAAAATCGTCTACTGCCTTGGGCTACTTCCATGGCAGCTATGGGATGGGTGCCTCTGTATCTCCCTTGATTGCCACAGCCTATGTCGAAGCTGGTATCAAATGGAACTATTTTTACCTCATTTTGTTGGGATTGATGATTATAAATTCAATTACTTGTTACATTGGCTTTGTTAGGGGAGAAGAGGCCTTGAAGCCCTGGTACGCTGTAGAGGAAAGTGGCGATGAAAATGCAGAAGACTCGACTGCCAAACAAAATCTAATGAAAGAAGCGCTTAAAAACCGGATGACCTGGTTAACATCATTCTTCGTATTGTTTTACCAAGGAGCTGAAGTTGCGATTGGTGGATGGGTTACTACCTACTTGCGCGATTACAGAAATAATAAGTCTGCCTCAATAGGTTATGTAGCTTCTGGATATTGGTTTGGAGTGACTTTTGGTCGTCTTGTACTTACTAGATTGATTCATAAAGTAATTGGTGCCAGAAGAGGCAATGTAATTCTAGCTCTTCTAGCGATTTTATTCGCTATCTTGACATGGGCAATACCAAGCTTACCAATAGAAATTCTTGCCATAACACTTGGAGGTATAGCAATTGGTCCTGTTTATCCACTAATGATCACATATGTTGTCCTGGATGGTTTACTTCCTCGGAAAATCCAAGTCATATCAATGACAATTACAACCGCATTTGGTTCCTCTGGTGGAGCCATATTCCCATTCTTGGTAGGATTGGTATCTCAATTTGCAGGAGCTTATATTGTATTTCCGATGTTCATCGCAATGTTTACTTCCGTCATAGTCCTCTGGTTGCTCATTCCAAACACCAACAAGAGAAAAGGATACTTGTCGAAATTCGGCTTCTTAAATCAAATTTGGTAG
- a CDS encoding putative glycosyl phosphatidylinositol protein produces the protein MNKVVYILSFIYYLNVCVANNWATYPKVPKTASINGFADPIYALLPECAKECVKFSTGNTPCPYWDTGCFCVMPQWSGLVGQCVAEKCAGSDVVVATSLATSLCYRVGANTWMMPASISTELSVAAGDAKEIATTDSADSPSTDSPSSDSSEIASSS, from the coding sequence ATGAACAAAGTAGTATATATTTTATCCTTCATTTACTATTTAAACGTCTGTGTTGCTAATAATTGGGCCACGTATCCCAAAGTCCCAAAAACCGCATCCATCAACGGATTTGCTGATCCAATTTACGCGTTGTTGCCAGAATGTGCCAAAGAGTGTGTTAAGTTCTCTACTGGTAACACTCCATGCCCATACTGGGATACAGGGTGCTTCTGTGTTATGCCTCAATGGTCTGGACTTGTTGGACAGTGTGTTGCTGAAAAATGCGCTGGTTctgatgttgttgtcgCTACTTCATTGGCTACCTCCTTGTGTTACAGGGTTGGAGCAAACACATGGATGATGCCAGCTTCCATCTCGACTGAACTTTCTGTAGCAGCCGGTGACGCAAAAGAAATTGCTACCACAGATTCAGCTGACTCTCCATCGACTGACTCTCCATCGAGCGATTCCTCCGAAATCGCCAGCTCTTCT
- the XYN1 gene encoding Glycoside hydrolase, family 10 Endo-1,4-beta-xylanase precursor (Xylanase) Exoglucanase/xylanase precursor (Glycoside hydrolase, family 10 Endo-1,4-beta-xylanase precursor (Xylanase) Exoglucanase/xylanase precursor [Includes: Exoglucanase (Exocellobiohydrolase) (1,4-beta-cellobiohydrolase) (Beta-1,4-glycanase CEX) Endo-1,4-beta-xylanase B (Xylanase B)] (XYN) (GUX) (XLN)~go_function hydrolase activity, hydrolyzing O-glycosyl compounds~go_process carbohydrate metabolism), whose product MYFGTATNQEQWSNKEYTELMLEQFGSMTPANVQKWMYTEPEQGVFNYTAGDEFANYALKNKKVLLCDTLVWHQQYPSWLDEKTWTKKDLLNVIYQHVYNEVKHFKGRCFSWNVVNEALNEDGTWRQSLFYNVTGTDYIETAFLAASAADPRAQLYYNDYNIEYPGPKSAAVENMVKWLRSKHVKIDAVGLESHFIVGQAATEAQQQQQMQSYIDLGVQVVVSELDVRFETLPPTEAGLAQQTVDYQASINACIKVGKQCMGISVWDFDDEYSWIPSSFAGQGDADLWYANFTTTPAYTGVVSALEAGIEKGYKSKEKLRL is encoded by the exons ATGTACTTTGGCACTGCTACCAACCAGGAGCAATGGTCTAACAAAGAATACACTGAGTTAATGCTCGAACAATTCGGTTCTATGACTCCTGCAAATGTTCAAAAGTGGATGTACACTGAACCGGAACAAGGCGTCTTTAATTACACTGCTGGTGATGAATTCGCTAACTACgcattgaagaacaagaaagttCTTTTGTGTGATACTCTTGTTTGGCATCAACAGTATCCTTCTTGGTTAGATGAAAAGACATGGACCAAGAAGGATTTGCTTAATGTAATTTATCAACACGTCTATAATGAAGTGAAACACTTCAAGGGTAGATGTTTTTCTTGGAATGTTGTCAACGAAGCTTTGAACGAAGATGGAACTTGGAGACAATCACTCTTCTACAACGTTACTGGTACTGATTACATTGAAACTGCTTTCCTTGCTGCTTCTGCCGCCGATCCAAGAGCTCAACTTTACTACAATGATTACAATATCGAATATCCAGGTCCAAAGTCAGCTGCAGTAGAGAATATGGTCAAATGGCTTAGGAGCAAGCACGTGAAAATCGATGCTGTTGGTCTTGAATCTCATTTCATTGTTGGACAGGCAGCAACTGAAGctcagcagcagcagcagatgCAATCATACATTGATTTGggtgttcaagttgttgtttcGGAACTCGATGTTAGATTTGAAACTCTACCACCTACTGAAGCTGGTCTTGCTCAACAAACTGTTGACTACCAAGCCTCTATTAACGCTTGTATTAAGGTAGGAAAGCAATGTATGGGTATCTCGGTTTGGGACTTTGATGATGAGTACTCGTGGATTCCAAGTTCCTTTGCTGGTCAAGGTGATGCTGATTTGTGGTACGCAAACTTTACTACAACTCCAGCTTACACTGGAGTTGTTTCTGCCCTTGAAGCAG GAATTGAGAAGGGTTACAAAAGCAAGGAAAAGTTAAGATTGtaa
- a CDS encoding repressed by TUP1 protein 5 — translation MSAGAVAADTTTAAGDNPYATFPSVPKTATINGFADRIYALLPECARDCVRESTGSTPCPYWDTGCLCVMPQWGAAVAQCFVDNCQGDDVHVATSLAISQCSSAGVWEPYWMIPASLSTALDQAAAAEATT, via the coding sequence ATGTCTGCTGGAGCCGTTGCTGCTGACACCACCACCGCAGCCGGTGATAACCCCTATGCCACTTTCCCTTCTGTACCAAAGACTGCTACAATCAACGGTTTTGCCGACAGAATTTACGCTTTGTTGCCAGAATGTGCCAGGGACTGTGTTAGGGAGTCCACTGGTAGCACTCCATGTCCCTACTGGGATACTGGATGTTTGTGTGTCATGCCACAATGGGGTGCTGCTGTTGCTCAGTGTTTCGTTGACAACTGTCAAGGAGACGATGTTCATGTCGCCACTTCGTTGGCCATATCTCAATGTTCCTCTGCTGGTGTCTGGGAACCATATTGGATGATTCCTGCTTCTTTGTCTACGGCATTGGACCAAGCTGCGGCCGCCGAAGCCACCACC
- the DHK2 gene encoding Granaticin polyketide synthase putative ketoacyl reductase 2 (Granaticin polyketide synthase putative ketoacyl reductase 2 similar to glucose 1-dehydrogenase (DHG3) (bacterial)~go_function oxidoreductase activity~go_process metabolism), giving the protein MIQLKGKVALITGGSAGLGAAVARQLASEGVDLAINYCHSQDRASALAKTLASEFNVKTVILQGDVSENSVPEKLVSEAVAQLGHLDIVISNAGWTKMVPFDDIDSLDDELWDGCFSNNVKSHFYLFRAAKKVFDNNEEGGTFIVSASVAGRMVYGSSIPYAVSKAALIHLVKILAKTQGPKVRVHAVCPGLLLTDWGKRFPQDRIDKSKQISPINAIPDVEETAAQFVLLSKLATSTGSIVAQDAGISL; this is encoded by the coding sequence ATGATTCAATTGAAAGGAAAGGTTGCATTGATCACAGGTGGAAGTGCTGGGCTTGGTGCAGCTGTGGCTCGGCAATTGGCCTCCGAAGGGGTTGACTTGGCAATAAACTACTGCCATTCACAAGACAGAGCCAGTGCACTTGCCAAAACGCTTGCATCTGAATTCAATGTCAAAACTGTCATCCTCCAAGGTGATGTTTCCGAAAATTCTGTTCCCGAAAAGTTGGTGCTGGAAGCTGTGGCCCAGTTGGGACATCTCGATATTGTCATCTCTAATGCTGGTTGGACAAAGATGGTACCATTTGATGATATTGATCTGCTCGACGATGAGCTCTGGGACGGCTGCTTCTCCAACAACGTCAAGTCACACTTTTATCTATTCCGGGCTGCCAAGAAGGTATTTGACAATAATGAAGAGGGTGGAACTTTCATTGTTTCTGCCTCAGTAGCTGGCAGAATGGTCTACGGCTCAAGTATTCCTTACGCTGTCAGTAAAGCTGCATTGATCCATCTTGTCAAGATTCTTGCAAAGACTCAAGGTCCCAAAGTTAGAGTACATGCGGTTTGTCCGGGTTTGTTGTTGACCGACTGGGGGAAAAGATTTCCACAGGACCGTATCGATAAGTCAAAGCAGATTTCTCCCATCAATGCAATTCCTGATGTTGAGGAAACAGCGGCTCAATTTGTGTTGCTATCAAAGCTTGCTACTTCTACTGGCTCGATCGTAGCCCAGGATGCGGGCATCTCTCTATAG
- the FRE4.1 gene encoding Ferric reductase, NADH/NADPH oxidase transmembrane component (7 domains) (Ferric reductase, NADH/NADPH oxidase transmembrane component (FRP1) (FRP2) (FRE11) (FRE5) (FRE2)~go_function oxidoreductase activity~go_component membrane~go_process electron transport) gives MASSIPFDVQYFVEKSRNNKYEWLVFLITIILLILHGILFHWIPIYLRSKRTENSLNNPGYFKFLKTWDIWTSCIKLEIPGTKKSIYFQPSVVLLGALFLVINAVFCFVETVDLDYLPRYYVVSKRISKVAVGSLPTIMLAIMKNDLLTSISGLQHDRITFLHLWLGRIMWTMITIHFIMACKYWLGLDFVIMILIPPQIFGMMAYCSFFLLTWASLKFIRNLSFDVFLLQHRVLSFIMLLMTFFHNSGNRAAVLIAVHSVVLDRVTSNIISFVHKRKSPTKGMCSFEVLDEDTMSIDIPIHEAGYTTSAWYTIFLPRVSCWKPGQHIYLCVPKVNRFQFHPFTIASLEESGNMKLLVRKQKGFTKRLMTKLKKMEEVEMSNFEDNDGEVENREMGIHKLKVTFTGPYGANHQNFLRFDSVLFLAAGSGGAFVFPVALALLKEIDLRNSKSDFLHRPMNPKIKLIWSIQKKENIRWFVDQLQQILQLSNSINLSVTIYITQEVEEEVDDEKLMDILYHSSSSHNRTHSDVSIEFVFKRADVATLIQKQSMKLNQSQALAVCSCGSPSFTNSIKIHCNSARKANDSPDIYCYTESF, from the exons ATGGCATCTCTGATACCCTTTGACGTACAGTATTTTGTGGAAAAGAGTAGAAATAATAAGTACGAATGGTTGGTATTTTTAATTACGATAATTTTGCTCATACTTCATGGAATACTTTTCCACTGGATACCTATTTATCTTCGTTCCAAGAGAACCGAAAATTCTTTGAACAATCCGGGGTACTTTAAGTTCCTAAAGACTTGGGATATCTGGACTAGCTGTATTAAATTAGAAATTCCAGGTacaaagaagtcaatttATTTCCAGCCTAGTGTGGTGCTTCTTGGTGCTTTATTTCTAGTGATTAATGCCGTCTTCTGTTTTGTGGAAACTGTAGACTTAGACTATTTACCAAGATACTATGTTGTTTCCAAGAGAATTCTGAAGGTAGCAGTCGGAAGCTTGCCAACTATAATGCTTGCTATTATGAAGAACGATTTGTTAACGTCCATAAGCGGTTTGCAGCATGATAGGATAACGTTTCTTCATCTATGGTTAGGCAGAATAATGTGGACTATGATTACAATTCATTTTATTATGGCTTGCAAATATTGGCTAGGGTTAGACTTTGTCATAATGATTCTAATTCCACCTCAAATTTTTGGAATGATGGCGTACTGTAGTTTCTTCCTTTTGACTTGGGCAAGTTTGAAGTTCATAAGAAATTTGTCCTTCGatgtttttcttttgcaaCATAGAGTACTTTCCTTCATTATGTTGTTAATGACATTTTTCCATAATCTGGGAAATAGAGCAGCAGTCCTTATTGCAGTTCATTCCGTTGTATTGGATAGAGTTACTTCCAACATTATTAGTTTCGTTcacaaaagaaaatcacCAACCAAGGGGATGTGTTCATTTGAAGTTTTGGATGAGGATACGATGTCAATAGATATTCCTATTCATGAAGCGGGATACACCACTTCCGCTTGGTATACAATTTTCTTGCCCAGAGTGAGCTGCTGGAAGCCAGGACAACATATTTATCTTTGTGTTCCCAAGGTCAATAGGTTTCAGTTCCATCCTTTCACTATCGCAAGTTTGGAAGAATCTGGGAATATGAAGTTGCTTGTTAGAAAACAAAAGGGATTCACCAAGCGTTTGATgacaaaattgaagaagatggaagaagtggaaatgTCAAATTTTGAAGACAACGATGGCGAAGTAGAAAATAGAGAAATGGGAATTCACAAGCTCAAAGTGACTTTCACTGGACCTTATGGTGCCAACCATCAAAATTTCTTGAGATTTGATTCTGTCCTATTTCTTGCTGCTGGATCTGGTGGGGCATTTGTGTTTCCAGTTGCTTTGGCTTTGTTAAAGGAGATAGACCTTAGGAATTCTAAGAGCGACTTTTTGCACAGACCAATGAATCCCAAGATCAAATTGATTTGGTCCATTcagaaaaaagaaaatattAGATGGTTTGTGGATCAATTGCAACAGATACTACAGTTGTCAAATTCAATAAATCTTTCCGTGACCATTTACATTACCCAggaagtggaagaagaggtcGACGatgaaaagttgatggaTATTTTGTATCACAGTTCTTCTAGTCATAACCGTACACATCTGGACGTCTCAATAG AATTTGTTTTCAAGAGAGCTGACGTTGCTACTCTTATCCAGAAACAGAGCATGAAGTTAAATCAATCACAAGCATTGGCTGTTTGTTCTTGTGGAAGTCCATCTTTCACTAATTCTATAAAGATTCACTGCAATAGTGCAAGAAAAGCAAATGATTCTCCAGATATATATTGTTATACCGAGTCTTTTTAA